Proteins found in one Miscanthus floridulus cultivar M001 chromosome 4, ASM1932011v1, whole genome shotgun sequence genomic segment:
- the LOC136548878 gene encoding auxin-responsive protein SAUR36-like, whose product MARKWQRIAALTRKRVMLIPAKESEGSCSTSTSVAGKGHCVVYSADGQRFEVPLAYLGTVVFCELLMLSQEEFGFASDDGKITLPCDAAVMEYVMCLLRRDASEEVVRAFLSSMVRPCHTVSVMAPCNQRLAVCV is encoded by the coding sequence ATGGCAAGGAAGTGGCAAAGGATAGCCGCCCTTACGAGGAAGAGGGTCATGCTGATCCCGGCAAAAGAAAGCGAAGGATCGTGCAGCACTTCGACGTCGGTGGCTGGCAAAGGACACTGCGTTGTGTACTCGGCTGACGGGCAGCGGTTCGAGGTCCCGCTAGCGTACCTCGGCACGGTGGTCTTCTGCGAGCTCCTAATGCTGTCGCAAGAAGAGTTTGGGTTCGCGAGCGACGATGGCAAGATCACGCTGCCCTGTGACGCAGCGGTGATGGAGTACGTAATGTGTTTGCTTAGGAGAGATGCCTCTGAAGAGGTTGTGAGAGCGTTCTTGAGCTCCATGGTCAGGCCATGCCACACTGTCAGCGTCATGGCACCATGCAACCAGCGGCTAGCTGTTTGTGTATGA
- the LOC136552249 gene encoding uncharacterized protein has translation MAKEQSAPLVAKIKELEEERDSFRLRAQEATASAKATAGQLGAEQSEHQATKVALAEATKAAEASRVEVSAWKGKAEDLEKEASQAAEASVAAQAALDVEVREHEALRSAVRSACEALDVEEVQSASSLGSRLIALSGHVRERLRGALHTGVKRALAVVSSHYAINLEAVSDGYVLPEDDEEADAEVVRLLEAAEAPGTALAKLFEEEVVPPAPAADP, from the exons atggctaaggagcagtccgcccctctggtggccaagatcaaggaactggaggaggagcgagactccttcaggcttcgggcccaagaagcgacggcctctgcgaaggctacagccgggcagctgggtgcggagcagagcgagcatcaggcgacaaaagtcgccctggcagaggctaccaaggcggccgaggcctctcgggtcgaggtctcagcctggaagggcaaggccgagg atctggagaaagaggcctcccaggcggctgaggcctccgtcgcggcgcaagcagcgctggatgtcgaggtccgggagcacgaggcgctgcgcagcgctgtccggtctgcctgcgaggctctggacgtcgaggaggtccaatcagctagctcccttgggagccgcctcatcgcgttgagcggccacgtccgcgagagactccgaggggcgttgcacacgggtgtcaagcgcgccctggccgtcgtctcctcgcactacgccatcaacctcgaggctgtcagcgacggctacgtgttgccagaagatgacgaggaggctgatgcagaggtcgtgaggctgttggaggcggccgaggcacctggcaccgcgttggccaagctgttcgaagaagaggtggtccctcccgcgccagccgccgatccttga
- the LOC136552247 gene encoding auxin-responsive protein SAUR36-like — translation MNMISTKRIAQLAKKWQRMAVLGRKRLTRRTAAKEVDKCCTSVASKGHCAVYTTDGARFEVPLACLGTTVFAELLQMSKEEFGFTGSDGRITLPCDAMVMEYALCLLRRGASAELEKAFLSTMEMSCHSANHVAPYVAVCC, via the coding sequence ATGAATATGATCAGCACCAAGAGGATCGCTCAGCTGGCCAAGAAGTGGCAGAGGATGGCAGTTCTTGGGAGGAAGCGCCTTACCAGGAGGACGGCAGCAAAGGAAGTAGACAAGTGCTGCACTTCTGTGGCGAGCAAGGGCCACTGCGCAGTGTACACGACTGACGGGGCACGGTTTGAGGTGCCATTGGCGTGCCTCGGGACGACAGTCTTCGCGGAGCTCCTGCAGATGTCCAAGGAGGAGTTCGGCTTCACGGGCAGCGACGGCAGGATCACACTGCCCTGTGATGCCATGGTCATGGAGTACGCCTTGTGCTTGCTGAGGAGGGGCGCCTCTGCGGAGCTCGAGAAGGCATTCCTGAGCACCATGGAAATGTCGTGCCACTCTGCAAACCACGTGGCGCCGTATGTGGCAGTTTGCTGTTAG
- the LOC136548877 gene encoding uncharacterized protein, with product MVPGAPARSLTPLGGGGGVPGPVVARPGAEAGTPEARVSEERAVGPMGSTVEVERVTVGATPLSPRRVEEVPGSDGDQLALVDTEAALLPPPPPLQRRRTVSKRLHPRSRQTLLVGDPPLAPRKALKVNVSSSAHQAAEAQAGVRRGAASGEAVSEEAAAQEQGAEAAAERVEEEAAQEQGAEAAAKEAGASAIAEATEGEAGAPKTSDVRAVDAEAIKVEMAEARALGSVETEAMEVETGQILAPPLVQTISSDDSSRGKEAADVEAASTAEQPVPDPAEGSSALVRLRPEPRGWNFPRVFWRNRADPEGEPVFALEDTAEGGHWDTLEQYRQLAVRSLQTAMTIMGARDPIPWEIGVPAK from the exons atggttcccggggcgccggcaaggagcctgacgcccctaggaggaggaggaggtgtcccggggccagtggtggcccgtcccggcgccgaggccggcacacccgaggcgcgggtgtcggaggagcgtgccgtcggcccgatgggttcgacggtggaggttgagcgggtgacggtgggggcgaccccattatctccgcgaagggtcgaggaggtgccggggtccgacggggaccagctggcgctggtggacaccgaggccgcgctgctgccaccaccgccgccgttgcagaggaggcggacggtgtcgaagcggttgcatccccgttcgcg ccagacgcttctggtgggagaccctcccttggcgccccgtaaggcgctcaaggtgaacgttagctcttccgcccatcaggcagcggaggcgcaggcaggcgtgcgacgcggcgcggcgtcgggtgaggccgtttcggaggaggcggctgcccaggaacagggggccgaggcggccgcggagcgagtggaggaggaggctgcccaggaacagggggccgaggcggccgcgaaggaggctggggcgtctgctattgccgaggccactgagggcgaggccggagcccccaagacctccgacgtcagggcggtggacgccgaggccatcaaggtagagatggcggaggccagagccctcgggtccgtcgagaccgaggcgatggaggtggagacggggcaaattttggcgccgcccctggttcagacaatctcgtctgatgattcctcccgagggaaggaggcggcggacgtcgaggcggccagtaccgcggagcaaccagtcccagatcccgccgaggggagttcggctcttgtccggctacggcccgagcctcgcgggtggaacttcccgcgtgttttctggcggaaccgggctgaccccgagggggagcccgtgttTGCTCTTGAAGATACTGCAGAGGGGGGGCATTGggacaccctcgagcagtaccgtcaattggcagtgcggtcgctgcagacagcgatgaccattatgg gagctcgagacccgatcccttgggaaatcggtgttcctgcgaaatga
- the LOC136552246 gene encoding auxin-responsive protein SAUR36-like, protein MISAKKIVHLAKKWQRMAAQGRKRLTWAAAAKEADECCSSVASKGHCTVYTADGARFEVPLACLSTAVFGELLQMSQEEFGFTGGDGRITLPCDAAVMEYGMCLLRRGASAELQQAFLSTMAMSCHYGSRVAPCVEASQQIAV, encoded by the coding sequence ATGATCAGCGCCAAGAAGATTGTTCATCTGGCCAAGAAGTGGCAGAGGATGGCTGCACAAGGGAGGAAGCGCCTCACCTGGGCGGCGGCAGCAAAGGAAGCCGACGAGTGCTGCAGCTCCGTGGCGAGCAAGGGCCACTGCACGGTGTACACGGCCGACGGCGCGCGGTTCGAGGTGCCGCTGGCGTGCCTTAGCACTGCGGTCTTCGGGGAGCTCCTGCAAATGTCACAGGAAGAGTTCGGCTTCACGGGCGGCGACGGCAGGATCACGCTCCCCTGCGACGCGGCGGTCATGGAGTACGGCATGTGTTTGCTCAGGAGAGGCGCCTCTGCCGAGCTACAGCAGGCTTTCCTTAGCACCATGGCGATGTCGTGCCACTATGGCAGCCGTGTGGCGCCGTGTGTAGAAGCCAGCCAGCAGATTGCTGTTTAG